Within Corvus moneduloides isolate bCorMon1 chromosome 23, bCorMon1.pri, whole genome shotgun sequence, the genomic segment GCAAAgagttcccagtgctcccagtctcAGGATCTGGCTCGATAATGCCACCCTGTAGaccctctgctgcctcctgcccatCACCCCGGCATCGGGGCTGCTTGAAAAGACCTCAAGGAGCTCTGCCCTCCCACCCCAGGAGGAGAGACACAGCCCCGAACGCCCCACTGCCCATTTCTCCCTTCCAGGTGCAGACCAGGTGTGACAACCCATCCTTAAAGGGAAGGAAGTCTGGCTGACCCCAGCTTGGGGGGGTCCCCCACAGATCCATCTGGTGCACCCACCCAAATGCTGCTTGAGGCGTTTTGGGGCTCATCCTGCACCTCCCATCCCCCGCAGCACCCGGCATTGCTCCATCTCCCTGCACGGGGGCCCTGCCGAGACTCGCTCTCCCAGCCGAGCACCCCGGGGTGCCCGTTCCCCCGCCAGGCACCACATGATGCCGGttctttccctcctccaggGAGGGCCCGAACTTCTGCATTGGCTCCGCCGGGTTTCGCCGCCGCTGGCTCCGGCTTAAAGTTGAGCAGCCGGTGCCGGGCTAGCCGGGGCGGCCGGGATGGGTGTTCTCCGCTGGCTCGTGGCCTCTGCACTCTGCATCGCCGTCCGGGGTGAGTCTGACCCCCACCCTTgcactgtccctgctggggacaccccgggCATGGGAGAGAGATGGCGGCACCCCACCAGATCTCCTCCCGCTGCACTGCAGGGCAGGTTGGAGACTGGGGAAGTGGTTTTATTGCTTGTCGGGTCCCAAAATTTACAGTTCCTCCACGACACAGCTGGGGTGGGTGGGCAGGGGGGATGTGCCTTGAGGGCTTGGTGGGGCTGGGGACGTGAAAATAAGACTAAATTGAGGCTTTAACTCAAGGGGTTTAACCCaagcaggcagggcagccaagcgggaggggacaggggtggcAGGGCGACCATGCCCCCGTGGGACCCCCTTTCTGGGCGCTCATAAAACCGAGCAGGGTTGGGAGGTGGCTGGACCCGTTGCTGGACCCTGACACCGTCTGAGGGTGCCCAGAGACGGCGTGTGATGGGtacccctggcacagcctggggtgcagggggggTCTGCTCGTCCCTGCCTCCCCGAGGGTTGGGGGGCAGGTCTGCTCCCGGCTGTCCCGGGCTGGGCAGGTGCTGTCTGGGGCCGGGCACGTGCTGCCAGTCGTTCCGGGCAAGGAGGAAGAtgctgagagagggaagggctCGTTCTCAGCAGTTGTGTTGGCGTGAGGTTGCATAAGCTGGGAGCCCGGAGGGAGGTTGGGGAGGTCACTGAAAGAAGCCAGGCGGAACCAGTCAGGTCCCTGGCACCCCTCAACCGTGGCCTGTGTGTTGGGGACAGCTTGGCTGAGTCCCACGTTGGAAATACCATCCAAGGCCAGTGCTTGGGGTGACACTGGACCATTACCCCAACAGTCACCCGGGAACTGAGGCTCCCTGGGGGTGCAACAGTGCTGACCCTGGGAGGGTGTCAGTGCCTCGGTGTCCCTTGGATGTGCCTTTGGATGAGCTCAGGAAGATCTTTTGGCCAAGCAGGGAAGCCCCCAGCTGCAAGGAAGGGGAGCACTGGCCCAGCAGCCTCCCATCCCCATCTCAGCTGGGGGGACACACAGCCCCCCTCACCCTGCCCCTCTCTGCCTTTCAGGACAGGACTATGGGCTCTCCCGCCCACCCCCTCAGTTCGGCTCCATCTACCACGTCCGAGGTAATGGGATCCCGCagccccctgtgctgggggagaggagaggatgcTCAGCACCGGGCAGGACCAGGCTGTCCCAGTGCCAAGTTGGGGCAAGTTCCAACAGCCGAGTGCCTCTTCCTGACCCTTCACCCATGGGGGCAATGGCTTGCTTGGCTGTGGGTCCGCAAACTCTGGGGGGCTCAGGAAGGGATGTTGGGGTGCTGAGGTTTTGGGGCTGACCTGTGTCCTGTGCCGGGGGCTCACAGGGGTCATTAAGCTGCCCTACGCCGAGATCGAGGAGCCCTTTGAAGCCTGGTACAACCTGACAGGGAACAAGAGCCGGATCCAGTACTACGGAGGTAGGAGGTGGGCACCCAGCTGCTTCAGCTGCGTCCATCCCTGCACCAGCAGGactcctgtgcctcagtttccctttccctggcacagggcaggtgaTAACCttccagctggcagcagtgaaGCCCTATGGGATGAGGTACAAGATCACACCAGAGACGACCGAGAAGGAGGTGAACACCAGGAAGTGCTTCCAGCTGCCTGGCTCCAAGGAGGATGTGGTCATGGCTCAGAGCGTCTTCCCCAGCATGAGGGGCTTTAAGGTGGGAAGCATCAGAGCCTGGAAGTGACTTGCCCCCCGAAGCATCTccaggctgtgggacagggTGCTGGGAGATGCTCCTCTCTGTCCGAgggctgcagggtgctgggacAGGCCAGGACACGTGCCCACACCCCAGGGCGCAGGGAGGGTCACTTCCCCACCCGGCTTGGGGCCAGACTCCTGGCTCCTTTCCCAACCCCAGCAGCCGTGTTGGGACGTGTCACATCCCACACAAACGCTGGCGTTTCGGCATGGATTGGGCAAGTCCCTGCATGGCGGCTCAGCTCCCGCCGGCCCCAGCCTGcgtcagggctgggcacagcacgtgagcagtggggacagcaggTTGTCACTGAGCTGGACACATGCCTGCATGGCAAGAGCTTGGAAACACGCAGGAAAAACCTGGAATCGTTTGAGGTTTTTGGAGAAAATTAGTGCAGCCAGAACCCCTGCTATGGGTGCACAGAGTGCTGTGCACAGTGGAGTGtccccagggcactgctgagccAGACAGGGGGGTCTGCCCTGTGTTGCACCCCAAATCCTTGCCCCCGTTTCCATCCCATGCATGGCTGTGTGCTAATGGCCATGGAGCCCCTGGATGCAGCCAGAGAGCCTGGTGTGTGCACTGGGCTGTGCAAAGGGGCTGGATGGGCAGCAGGGTGCCTGGGGGAGGTTGGGGTCCCCTCCCTGAGGCCCTGTCCCCCCCCCAGTTCCTGCGGGAGGAGTACTACGAGGGCCGGTACTGCGCTGTGTGGCAGAATGTCACCCGCTGGGCACAGAAGAAGAATGTCTACACCCTGTGGGTGACCAACTCCAGCTGTGGGGTGGCCCCCGTGCACTATGAAATGCGGGGGTACAACAGCTTGCTGGGCTCCCACTACGACAAATACGAAATTGCCTACACTGACTTCGACAACAGCTACCCCCCCTCCGTCTTCGACCTCCCCATCAATGGTGAGCCGGGGAGGGTCCCCCCGTCCTGCCCGCGGGGCTTGGGCTGACGGTGTCCTCTCTTCGGTCCCCAGAGACCAAGTGTGGGGTGCTGCCAGGGAACGTGGCAGAGCATCGTGTGCTGGCAAACCCCATGGAGGACCTGGTGGGACAgcaccagccctgggcacacCAGGTTTTCCATGACTACCGCCGGCAGATGGGGCGGCGCTACAGCTCCGTGCGGGAGctggagcacaggcagagcatcTTCGTGCACAACATGAGGTACAGGCAGGCGGGGGGATGACGACCCTCTGGGGGTGCTGCTCACACCGAGGaggtggtggcagtgccagctggggctgtccccacTGTGGTGGCAGGTTTGTGCACTCGCGGAACCGCGCCGCACTCTCCTACACGCTGTCCCTGAACCACCTGGCCGACCGCACgccccaggagctggcagccctGCGGGGCCGCCGTCACAGCGGGATCCCCAACAATGGGCTGCCCTTCCCCACGGAGCTCTACACTGGCATCATCCTGCCCGAGAGCCTCGACTGGCGCATGTACGGTACGTGCGGGGTCAGAGGGACACCGGGGGGCTTTGGGAGTGAGTGCTCCTCACCAGGGCCAGCGCTGAGTCCCACAGAGCTCCCCTGCTCTCCATCACTACACGGAGGAgcctgtggggctgtgctgtccctgcacaTCTATGAGGTTGGtgagacattggaacaggctgtaTGGAGAATCTGGGGctgtccaaggccaggatggatggggcttggagcaacctggtctagtggaaggtgtcacctgcccatggcagggggtggaatgagaagGTATTggagctcccttccaacccaaaccattctgcgTTTCTATGATTAAAGGCAGCTGAGTCAGCACTTGGCCCTGAATTCACTCTGGTGCCCCAGGGACAGATGTGATATCTGAAGCAACATCTGGCTTCCCCCATGTCTCCATCAGCTGGGAGTGAAACCCCCAGAGCTTGCCCCTAGCCAAGGGCAGGGGTCCCAGGTTTGCTGGTGCATTCCCCCACTTCAAgacctggctgtgctgcctctggaaCTCaactcctgcctcagtttcccttccaCCTGCCACCATCCCTCGGTGTCAACCCGGTTTCTCATCCCCTGCCCCATTGTCCTCAGGTGCTGTCACCCCCGTGAAGGATCAGGCCGTCTGCGGGTCGTGCTGGAGCTTCGCTACAACAGGAGCCATGGAAGGTGCCCTCTTCCTCaaggtgggagcagggctgtgccccacGGCATGGATGGGGCGTCTGGAGGGTGcccattcccatcccttcaCCATGTCCCCCCTGCAGACCGGCGTGCTGACCCCCCTGTCCCAACAAGTCCTCATTGACTGCTCCTGGGGCTTTGGGAACTACGCCTGCGACGGGGGCGAGGAGTGGAGAGCGTACGAGTGGATCAAAAAGCACGGGGGCATCGCCAGCACTGAGTCCTATGGCACCTACAAGGGACAGGTGAGGGTGGCCCCTTGTCCCTGATGGCCTTCCCAACATCTTGTGGCTTTAAGACATAGTGAGACCCACCTGGATGTGTCAGAGGCACAAAGAGGCTCTGGAGATGAGGATGTCACCTCGTCCCCAAGGCACCAGGCTTCCGTGGTTCAAAGTACCATCAAAGTCAAGCCCCAGGGCTCGGCCAGGTGGTTTTGTCACCGCGTCCCTCAGTTTCTCTTCTTGCAAAACAGGGACAAGACTCCTCCACCCATGCGTGGTGCCATGGGTCACTCCATACCCCGGGCTACCCAGGGATGGAGCAAAGCcgcctggggacagggatgtgaCAGCAAGATGCAGGCAACAGCCCTCCAGGGCTTTGGGTGCAGAGCCAGCTCTCCGCATTGTGTCCTTGAGCAACTGGGAAAACATGCCCACCACCCCGGGCTTGGGAGGACAGCGGGGTCAGAGCCAGGATGCTCTCACAGCCCAAATTCCAGATCACTCCCTGCATCCACAGGGTCAGGCAGAGTGGGCGGGGTCCCAGCGAGGGATCCTAGGGGTCCTGGTGACAGTGTGTGTCCCCTGGCTCTGTAGAATGGCTTGTGCCACTACAACCAGTCTGAGATGCTGGCCAAGATCACGGGCTACGTCAATGTCACCTCGGGCAACATCACAGCGGTCAAAGCTGCCATCTACAAGCACGGCCCCGTGGCCGTCAGCATCGACGCCTCGCACAAGACCTTCTCCTTCTACTCCAACGGCATCTACTACGAGCCCAAATGCGGTGAGACAAGCAGCACGCGGGGCACGGGAGGACCTGGGTGCCCAAGGAAATGTCAGAGCACCCAGGTCCCATCCTTGTGGTCAAGGGAGGGGTGGAGGGGATGAGCCCTGAAgtcctctgcagcactgagagtagccctgggaacagggatgctGTCCAGACTGGGATGTTCTCTGGACAGGGATCTTCTCCAGACAGGGGTGGTCTCCAGAAAGGAATGGTCTCTGGACAAGGATGCTCACCAGACAGGGATAGTCTCCAGACAGGGATGGTCTTCAAGTGAACCCTCTCCCATGTCATTCCCTGCAGACAACACGCCGGGATCGCTGGACCACgcagtgctggctgtgggcTACGGAGTCCTGCAGGGAGAGACCTATTGGCTCATCAAGAACTCCTGGTCCACGTATTGGGGCAATGATGGCTACATCCTCATGGCCATGAAGGACAACAATTGTGGTGTGGCCACTGAGGCCACCTACCCCATCCTGGCCTGAGCCACCCTGTCTCTGCAGGGAAGGCTCTGGGCGACACTCTCGGTACTCAGCCCTGGATCAGCCCCTTCAGTGGAACTGTCAGGAAGCCAGGGACACAATGGGACAGGCCCATTCAGTGCTGGAcatggggcaggacagggacacagcacTGGGCTTGCCAATAAAGACGTTGGAAAAATACTGGATGGCTTCTACAGGAGGGATTCAATTGCTGCCCACACAgctgtgcccctgtgccccagTGACACATCCTGTACaggtccctgctcccaggctggttTTCTTGGTCCCGTGGGATCCTAGTCTGCCAGTCCCAGACACTCGGGGCGAGgggagcagcttttccagctctgaggtGGAGCACAAACAACCCCAGGGATTTCTGCTGAGATGAGAAATTCCTGACGTGGAgtgttggggagggggaaggcctccaccctctgccccacagccaaAGTGCCTGTTGTGGCTGCAGGTGGGGACGTCATCATCAGGGTGTTTGCCAGTGCCACCAGCCAGGCACCTTCACTCTCTGGGGGTGCTCCCCTTTCACACCGTGGCCGTGGCTCAGCTGTGTGCTCTTAGTTTGGGCTCAAGCCATCCTGGAGAGCAGGATCAGTGCATGAGGATACTAAAacagggtgggaagggaaacCTAGAAGAGGGGAAAAGTCATCCCTGACTTGTAGCTGCATCTGCACAGGCTCTACCTTCCCCCAAAATGGGGTTTTGATAGTTGAGAAGTGACATTCCCCATGACTACACCCCAATTTTGTACACCAGACCACTGGCAGCACTTAGGGAGCTGCACTTCCCTCCAGGTGACACAACTGCTCTCATCAGTGGTGGCAGGTCATCATAttcccttgttttctttctcttgttcaCCTGCTTATTTGACAATTTGCTGATTGCTGAAGGGGTCTTTAATCATTCCCGGCAGGGAGGCTGGCTGGAATTCACGTCTGGGAGAGGAATGATCACCGCACAGGAATAATGTGGTTTATTCCGTGGGAGTCCAGGTCTCTTTGATTCTCTTGACTGCAGTCAATAAAACATGCTTTGACTTTCAGGGAACCGTGACTTTCAGGCTCCCTTTGGATAGGTGATGTCCTGAATTTGCTGCTGAACACGAAGGTGGCTTTGAGAGTTGGAGGTTTTGCATCCCCAGGAAGCATTTACTGAAATTTTGCATTCATGGCATTAGGGATATTGCGGTCCTGAGTGTGGGTAGTTTGGATGGCTgggaacttaaaaaaaaatatctgtttattatatttgaaagaggaaaaaataagaaaggacATACCTGAAGGGAGGTTTGCTGTTTGCAGAGCCAGATGTAGGCTCTGGCTCCCAGCCCGGCTGAGCTGTGACCTCCAGACTTCCCTGGACACCCATACCTCAGAGTGGCTCCAAGttttgcagagcacagcaaagcacagccaCTCTGAACCCTGCTATTTATTGGAAGCAAAGCTGGCCTGAAGCTCTGCATTTAAGGTTTCCTTTGGAAGAGACACCTTGCAGAAAATCCCCCCAAATTTGATACCTTGGTGGTGAAACATCAGCTGAGGTTGGTGTTTAAGGAAATGAGCACTGTTCAGGGTGGAAGCTGAGAGGATTTGGGACCCACCTTCCATATCCCACCTTGAGAACCCCATCTCCCTCTTAGTCTATGGGGTGGACTGGTGGTAGCCCTCAGTGGTCAGCTTCCAGTCCTGCCCCCATCCTCTGTTAGGTGTTTGTCATGGTCTCCTCTCCTTCAGGGCCTCCTCCTTGTTCAGCTGCCCCTTTTTGGCATCTGCCAACCAAGAGCTTGGTGCTCGGGCACTTAGGCTGGGCATAGGTGATGTCTGCCTGCACACTGACCCCTTTCGAGGCTGTCCAAGCCAGTGGTGGCTCATGCTGGAGGTGGGAGCCTGCTTGGCCACCTCCCAGGATTTCCTGAGCCTCCAAACAGCTTGTTAGTCCAGCCTGATGCTCTCCTGATGCTTCTTTAGGAATTGATCCATGAAGATGCTCACCAAATGGTTGTCAGTCATCACCACCCAGGTGAGTGACTGGAATTGTGGCTTCTACCTCAACAATATCCCGGTTTATGACGAGATGGAGGTGCTGATGCTCCTCATGACCCAAGTTAAAGGTAAGGACACTGCTCTCCATCAGGGTTGTGGAGGCTGTAGGACAGGGCTGTGACGTCTCATTCTTCAttgaaagggtggtcaggcattggaagaggctgtccagggatgtggtggagaccccatccctggaggagtccaaggaatgactggacatggcactggTCTGtgtgacaaggtggggatcagtcaaagggtggactcaatgatctcagaggtcttttccaacctcagtgattctgagattctgtgacTGGAGCCCCTCAGCACAGCGATGCCAGCAAGTACCCTGAGTTTGGGAGCTGCCGAGATAAGCTGGCACAGGGATgacccttcctcctcctgccctgcatcAACTCAACCCCGGGATAGGGATGGCAACCTTGGGGCAATCTTAGGTCCATGCTGGGCTCCAACCCACCCACCCAAGGCCAGGCAGGACATGGGGAGTGAGATGAAGCTCACCACCACAAACAGCTCCTGGGAGGAATTCTGTTTCCAGTGAAACAGCTCCTCTGTGGGTGAGAGCATCCAGATCTGTGGGATCAATCTGTCCACACATCCAGAAACCCAGGGTGGGCTGAGTTTGCCAAGCTAAATTATTCTCCGAGGAAGGGCGGCTGGGATTTCatctgggtttgggttttcGCCCTGCCCTCGGCTGTCCTGGATACAGCATTTCCCTCCGGAGGCAGCTGCGCTCCGGCACAGACCTCTGTGCAGCAATGCCAGGTGGCCAGAAAATGTGCTCCAGCCCAAAATCtggctgcctttccctgctggatGAATTATCTGTGAAAACCTCTCATGGCTCACACAAAACAAGGTAATTATTCAGCGAGCAGGGGACACGCAGAGCCAGAATATGAAATTATTATCTGTTAGTGATTTACAGAGAACCACAGACGGTGTCAAGGAACAGCAGCTGAATCAAACTTGCTTTGGCAACCTCGTGGCTCCCAAATGCTCCAGGCGACCCAGAGGGGCTGATGGAGAGCTCACAGTAGTACTCCTATGCCAGGGGGAAGGGGCTCCTGGGGGTCTCGGTCTCCCCAGGACAGAGCCAGGTGGTCCATGAAGGGGAAGGACATGCTTTACATAAAACCCTGAGATTTTAGGATGATGAAGACCATGATCCAGGGGAGGCTTTTGCTGTCTTACACAGTAACCAGAGGTTTTTGCGGCACaaaaagatgtccctgcccatggcagggcattAGGGCGAGACAACCTTTAcgattccttccaacccaaaccattccatagTGAAAGGGTGCATCTGATATAGCTGAACAGCCTTCTAAACTCTGAAGGCTTGAAACTGCTTTGCTGCCAATGCGTCTCTGCTGGAAAATCACCGAGGCAGTGGCTTTCCAAGCGTTTCTTCTCACACTTCCTTCAGTAGCAGCTTTACAAATGCTCTTCCTCAGCCAAATGTTTCTCCCTTGGCGCCCGTGACTGCTCTGGCAGGTTTGTTGCTCATGTTCTCAAACGGAaccattccttttccttcagcccCAGGTATTTGCCACTCCGTACGCCCCACACCCTGACTTGTAGATTTTAATTGATAGGATAaaggggaatggattcaaactaaaagagggcagggttagattttatgttaggaagaaattcttccctgtgagggtggttatgccctggcacagggtgcccagagaagctgtggctgccccatccctgcaagtgtccaaggccagcttggacggggcttggagcaacctggtctagcggaaggtgtccctgcccatggcaggaggtgggacaagaggagctttaaggtcccttccaactcaaaccatttcAGGATTCCATGATTTACTGTAACAGATTGCAGGCAGcgtttcccttctccaggtgcgCTGTCAAGCCCCAAAATCTGAGCATCCCCAGTCTTCCACCTCCTCATCCCGCAAAACCCTCCCCTGGAGCACTGCAGCCCCTGAACGGCGAGGAGGGGTTTGTTCCCAGCCATCCGCCGCCTCTGCcaagctctgcctcctgcttccCACCGACGGACATTTCCCAATCACAACCCAGCATCCAGCACAATGCAACTAATGTCATGAAATTAAGTATTTCTCCTACACACAGCACATTTGCCCGGTGATTAGAACGAGTCCCCGAGGTAGCCAAGCACAGCAGAATTCCGGTTCATTATGCACACCCACGCAGCCAAGCTAAAAACCCAAGACACTCCCCCGGTCCTTCTTGGGAAAGCCTGAGCAGCTCAGATTTCAGCTTCACCACTTGCACCAGCCAGGAGTGGGAATACTCTGTCATCTGGTGTAGCAAAAAAGGTAAGGATAGAAGTTTCCCAAAGATTTCAAGGTATCCCTTAAGGTCTGAGAAAGAGGGAAGGGTGCAGGAGCACGGGAATGTCAAGCAAACGGAGCAGATCACACAACTGTGAGCAGTTACTGCCTTTTGCTCATTCCATCTTGGATTTACAGTGAACTTTTAACACCAAAATGCCTTAATTTCCCCCATTTCTCAAAGCACCTGTTCTGTGTCACGTTGTACAAAATGACAACTAATTGATGAAAAAAGGAGCAATTAGTGCACGTGTACAGTGTATgatctgtccctgctgcagcaacTTGAGTCCAACCTCATTCCCAAAATGAAACGGGGCCAAATCTTTCCTGTGttcccacctggagctgctcccaggctgcagtgtaagcacagggagctgcagtttGCTCTGACCCTGCTCCCCATTAGAGGTCGATCCACCCGTGAAACCAGCCATGGCTGTGTCTGGGACTTGTggatgagcagctgctggagtcaGAGCAAAGGGGAAGCAGGTTCACGTGaaggttttcctttccctgcagacACAACCTCCTGCctcattttcccttcctcttcctcctatTCTCTTTCTCTCAAGCCTCCAGCCACAATACTCccactgcccctgccctgctggtgTCTCCAGCCCTCCCCAGAGCAGGTGGCTCTGTTCCTCCTCACCTCCATTCTCAAGGCGGAcacacctcctcctcctccccacactcctctgctctcttccttcctttccccagtcCTGACCCTCCTTCACCCACCTCCGCAGAgaccttccctccctgcagcagctcatctccccagcccagccctaATCCAGcctcccatcctcctcctccccagccctaAT encodes:
- the LOC116455070 gene encoding digestive cysteine proteinase 1-like, producing MGVLRWLVASALCIAVRGQDYGLSRPPPQFGSIYHVRGVIKLPYAEIEEPFEAWYNLTGNKSRIQYYGGQVITFQLAAVKPYGMRYKITPETTEKEVNTRKCFQLPGSKEDVVMAQSVFPSMRGFKFLREEYYEGRYCAVWQNVTRWAQKKNVYTLWVTNSSCGVAPVHYEMRGYNSLLGSHYDKYEIAYTDFDNSYPPSVFDLPINETKCGVLPGNVAEHRVLANPMEDLVGQHQPWAHQVFHDYRRQMGRRYSSVRELEHRQSIFVHNMRFVHSRNRAALSYTLSLNHLADRTPQELAALRGRRHSGIPNNGLPFPTELYTGIILPESLDWRMYGAVTPVKDQAVCGSCWSFATTGAMEGALFLKTGVLTPLSQQVLIDCSWGFGNYACDGGEEWRAYEWIKKHGGIASTESYGTYKGQNGLCHYNQSEMLAKITGYVNVTSGNITAVKAAIYKHGPVAVSIDASHKTFSFYSNGIYYEPKCDNTPGSLDHAVLAVGYGVLQGETYWLIKNSWSTYWGNDGYILMAMKDNNCGVATEATYPILA